In Streptomyces capitiformicae, one genomic interval encodes:
- a CDS encoding DUF4193 domain-containing protein, whose protein sequence is MATDYDTPRKTDDDVDSDSLEELKARRNDKSTSSVDVDEFEAAEGLELPGADLSNEELAVRVLPKQQDEFTCMSCFLVHHRSQLAREKNGQPICRDCD, encoded by the coding sequence ATGGCAACGGATTACGACACCCCACGCAAGACCGACGACGACGTCGACTCGGACAGCCTGGAAGAACTCAAGGCTCGCCGGAACGACAAGTCGACCTCCTCGGTGGACGTCGACGAGTTCGAGGCCGCCGAGGGCTTGGAACTGCCCGGCGCGGACCTCTCGAACGAGGAGCTGGCCGTCCGTGTGCTGCCCAAGCAGCAGGACGAGTTCACATGCATGAGTTGCTTCCTCGTGCACCACCGCAGTCAGCTGGCCCGCGAGAAGAACGGTCAGCCGATCTGCCGCGACTGCGACTGA
- the dut gene encoding dUTP diphosphatase codes for MSSSSSSSGRRPVDVLIRRIDPDVPLPGYAHPGDAGADLRTTESRELKPGERAVLPTGVSIALPEGYAAFVHPRSGLAARCGVALVNAPGTVDAGYRGEIKVIVVNLDPHEPVRFERFDRIAQLVVQQVEKVRFQEVAELPDSARAEGGFGSTGGHAAVGGKTGGNRYASVVSDREGQ; via the coding sequence GTGAGCAGCAGCAGTAGCAGCAGTGGTCGTAGGCCTGTCGATGTGCTGATCAGGCGCATCGACCCGGATGTTCCGCTGCCGGGTTACGCGCATCCCGGTGACGCGGGCGCCGATCTGCGCACCACCGAGAGCCGTGAACTGAAGCCGGGCGAGCGGGCCGTTCTGCCCACGGGGGTGTCCATCGCGCTCCCGGAGGGGTACGCGGCCTTCGTGCACCCTCGTTCCGGTCTCGCCGCCCGCTGCGGTGTCGCCCTGGTGAATGCCCCAGGGACGGTTGATGCCGGGTACCGTGGGGAGATCAAGGTGATCGTGGTGAACCTCGACCCGCATGAACCCGTGCGGTTCGAGCGCTTCGACCGGATTGCCCAACTGGTCGTTCAGCAGGTCGAGAAGGTTCGCTTCCAGGAGGTGGCGGAGCTTCCCGACTCGGCGCGGGCCGAGGGGGGCTTCGGGTCCACCGGCGGTCATGCCGCCGTGGGCGGCAAAACGGGTGGGAATCGATACGCTTCGGTCGTATCCGACCGGGAAGGACAGTGA
- a CDS encoding inositol monophosphatase family protein, translating to MTDQPKHPDGLKAELLEIALDAAHRAGVFLRDGRPDDLGVAATKSSAVDVVTEMDIASEKLITGLLAERRPHDGVLGEEGASVEGTSGVQWVIDPIDGTVNYLYGLPSWAVSIAVRVDGETVVGVVHAPVRGETYRAVLGEGAYVNDRPARVRPAPELGLALVGTGFGYRAERRAKQADVLRELIPQVRDIRRGGSAAIDLCDVAVGRLDAYYERGLNPWDYAAGDLIAREAGALTGGRPTEPLSPDLTIAAPPGLFEALQARLDELGAWHD from the coding sequence GTGACCGACCAGCCGAAGCACCCCGACGGGCTGAAGGCCGAACTGCTGGAGATCGCCCTGGACGCCGCCCACCGCGCGGGAGTCTTCCTGCGCGACGGGCGGCCAGACGACCTCGGCGTGGCCGCCACCAAGTCCAGCGCCGTCGACGTCGTCACCGAGATGGACATCGCCTCCGAGAAGCTGATCACCGGCCTGCTGGCCGAGCGCCGCCCGCACGACGGAGTGCTCGGCGAGGAGGGCGCGAGCGTCGAGGGCACCAGCGGCGTCCAGTGGGTGATCGACCCCATCGACGGCACCGTCAACTACCTGTACGGGCTGCCGAGTTGGGCGGTCTCCATCGCGGTCCGGGTGGACGGCGAGACGGTCGTCGGCGTGGTCCACGCCCCGGTGCGCGGCGAGACCTACCGGGCGGTCCTCGGGGAGGGCGCGTACGTCAATGACCGCCCCGCGCGCGTGCGCCCTGCCCCGGAACTGGGGCTGGCCCTCGTCGGCACCGGCTTCGGCTACCGCGCCGAGCGCCGGGCCAAGCAGGCCGACGTACTGCGCGAGCTGATACCCCAGGTGCGCGACATCCGCCGCGGGGGCTCGGCCGCGATCGACCTGTGCGACGTGGCCGTGGGCCGCCTGGACGCGTACTACGAGCGCGGCCTGAACCCCTGGGACTACGCGGCGGGCGACCTCATCGCCCGGGAAGCGGGCGCGCTGACCGGTGGCCGCCCCACAGAGCCCCTCTCACCCGACCTGACCATCGCGGCCCCACCCGGCCTGTTCGAGGCCCTCCAGGCCCGCCTGGACGAGTTGGGCGCCTGGCACGACTGA
- a CDS encoding OB-fold nucleic acid binding domain-containing protein yields the protein MSAVPRSEKPAGRFRRMLDRLSSSQTDLESEELREDADTAGCTRICDCHDRQIVTVTGTLRTVTLRPRAGVPALEAELFDGSAALDVVWLGRRSIVGIEPGRKLIASGRISMSRGRRVLFNPKYELRPLGRE from the coding sequence ATGAGTGCTGTTCCTCGTTCCGAGAAGCCGGCGGGCCGGTTCCGGCGCATGCTCGACCGGCTCTCCTCGTCCCAGACGGACCTGGAGTCCGAGGAGCTGCGCGAGGACGCGGACACCGCGGGTTGTACGCGCATCTGTGACTGTCACGACCGACAGATAGTGACGGTTACTGGTACCTTGCGCACGGTCACGCTGCGCCCGAGGGCCGGTGTCCCGGCCCTGGAGGCCGAGCTGTTCGACGGTTCGGCCGCTCTGGACGTGGTGTGGCTCGGCAGGCGCTCCATCGTCGGCATAGAGCCGGGGCGCAAGCTGATCGCATCCGGTCGGATCTCGATGAGCCGGGGCCGTAGGGTGCTCTTCAACCCGAAGTACGAACTCAGACCGCTCGGACGGGAGTAG
- a CDS encoding DUF3159 domain-containing protein, translating to MTSLDKPTEDAQRDVQDAQGVQDGPHDSKAVTEAALFEAFGGLRGMVETVLPGLLFVTIYTINKDLHSAAIAALGVSILLVVVRLVMKDTVKHAFSGVFGVAFGVVFAMMTGNAKDFYLPGMLYTLGLGLAYIITTVAGVPLIGLMLGPVFKENLSWRTRNPGRKKAYAKASYAWGLILLTKCAILFPLYWWADTEQLGWVLVALKIPPFLLAVWLTWVFLAKAPAPIDVFAEMEAEERAEKERKAAERAAAAGE from the coding sequence GTGACGTCGCTCGACAAGCCGACGGAAGACGCCCAGCGCGACGTCCAGGACGCCCAGGGTGTCCAGGACGGTCCGCACGACTCCAAGGCGGTGACCGAGGCGGCCCTGTTCGAGGCGTTCGGTGGCTTGCGCGGCATGGTCGAGACCGTGCTGCCGGGTCTGCTCTTCGTCACGATCTACACGATCAACAAGGATCTGCACTCGGCGGCCATCGCGGCCCTCGGCGTCTCCATCCTGCTGGTCGTGGTGCGGCTCGTCATGAAGGACACCGTCAAGCACGCCTTCAGCGGTGTCTTCGGGGTCGCCTTCGGTGTGGTCTTCGCGATGATGACGGGCAACGCGAAGGACTTCTATCTGCCGGGCATGCTGTACACGCTGGGCCTCGGGCTCGCGTACATCATCACGACGGTCGCGGGAGTGCCGCTGATCGGGCTGATGCTCGGCCCGGTCTTCAAGGAGAACCTCTCCTGGCGCACCCGTAACCCGGGTCGCAAGAAGGCGTACGCGAAGGCGAGTTACGCCTGGGGGCTGATTCTGCTCACCAAGTGCGCGATCCTCTTCCCGCTGTACTGGTGGGCCGACACCGAGCAGCTCGGCTGGGTGCTCGTCGCGCTGAAGATTCCGCCGTTCCTGCTCGCGGTGTGGTTGACGTGGGTCTTCCTGGCGAAGGCGCCGGCGCCGATCGATGTCTTCGCGGAGATGGAGGCCGAGGAGCGGGCGGAGAAGGAGCGGAAGGCCGCGGAGCGGGCGGCTGCCGCCGGGGAGTGA
- a CDS encoding sensor histidine kinase, giving the protein MGRGKLRIYLGAAPGVGKTYAMLSEAHRRVERGTDCVVALVEHHGRPRTEVMLHGLEQIPRRELEYRDAVFTEMDVDAVLDRRPKVALVDELAHTNVPGSRNDKRWQDVEELLVAGTDVVSTVNIQHLESLGDVVESITGVRQRETVPDEVVRRADQIELVDMSPQALRRRMAHGNIYKPDKVDAALSNYFRPGNLTALRELALLWVADRVDEYLNEYRSEHQVLRIWGSRERIVVGLTGGVEGRTLIRRAARLAEKGAGGEVMAVYIAGSDGLTSASPKELVVQRTLVEDLGGTFHHVVGDDIPAALLAFARGVNATQIVLGVSRRKSWQYVFGPGVGATVARDSGPDLDVHLITHDEVGKGRGLPVTRGARLGRARMIWGWLVGVAGPLLLALLLTNVAADLGLANDMLLFLSVTVAAALLGGLLPALAAALLGSLLLNWFFTPPVHTLTIADPKNIVAIAVFIGVAVAVASVVDLAARRTQQAARLRAESEILSFLAGSVLRGETSLEALLERVRETFGMESVALLERESDVDPWTCAGSVGPRQVVDRPEDADVDMPVGDHMALAMTGRVLPAEDRRVLAAFAAQAAVVLDRQRLQHEAGQAKELAGGNRIRTALLAAVSHDLRTPLAGIKAAVSSLRSDDVAWSEEDQAELLQGIEEGADRLDHLVGNLLDMSRLQTGTVTTLIREIDLDEVVPMALGGVPEDGVVLEIPESLPMVAVDPGLLERSVANVVENAVKYSPPGSAGPSVFVSASAVGDRVEVRVTDRGPGVPDQAKEHIFEPFQRYGDAPRGAGVGLGLAVARGFAEAMGGTLDAEDTPGGGLTMVLTVRAARTSAESGSDGCSGMVGSGSRAVVGTAGAGKSFTAVESAVAAESAAATDAGASEGAAAWAERRTT; this is encoded by the coding sequence ATGGGACGCGGGAAGCTTCGGATATACCTCGGTGCGGCACCGGGCGTCGGCAAGACGTACGCGATGCTCTCCGAGGCGCACCGCAGGGTCGAGCGGGGCACCGACTGCGTCGTGGCCCTCGTCGAACACCATGGCCGGCCCCGCACCGAGGTGATGCTGCACGGCCTGGAGCAGATCCCGCGCCGGGAGCTGGAGTACCGGGACGCGGTGTTCACCGAGATGGATGTGGACGCCGTGCTGGACCGGCGGCCGAAGGTGGCTCTCGTGGACGAGCTGGCGCACACCAACGTCCCAGGATCCCGCAACGACAAGCGCTGGCAGGACGTCGAAGAGCTGCTCGTGGCCGGGACCGATGTCGTGTCCACCGTCAACATCCAGCATCTGGAGTCGCTGGGGGACGTCGTCGAGTCGATCACCGGCGTACGGCAGCGCGAGACCGTGCCCGACGAGGTGGTGCGCCGGGCCGACCAGATAGAGCTGGTCGACATGTCGCCGCAGGCGCTGCGGCGGCGGATGGCGCACGGCAACATCTACAAGCCGGACAAGGTCGACGCCGCGCTGTCGAACTACTTCCGGCCCGGGAACCTGACCGCGCTGCGGGAGCTGGCGCTGCTGTGGGTGGCCGACCGGGTCGACGAGTATCTGAACGAGTACCGCAGCGAGCACCAGGTGTTGAGGATCTGGGGCTCGCGCGAGCGCATCGTGGTGGGGCTGACCGGCGGGGTCGAGGGGCGGACCCTGATCCGACGGGCCGCCCGGCTGGCCGAGAAGGGCGCGGGCGGCGAGGTCATGGCCGTCTACATCGCCGGCAGCGACGGCCTGACCTCCGCCTCGCCCAAGGAGCTCGTCGTCCAGCGCACCCTCGTCGAGGACCTCGGCGGCACCTTCCACCACGTCGTCGGCGACGACATCCCGGCCGCGCTGCTGGCCTTCGCCCGCGGCGTCAACGCCACGCAGATAGTGCTGGGCGTCTCGCGGCGCAAGAGCTGGCAGTACGTGTTCGGACCGGGCGTCGGGGCCACCGTGGCGCGGGACTCCGGCCCCGATCTGGACGTCCACCTGATCACGCACGACGAGGTCGGCAAGGGACGCGGGCTGCCGGTCACCCGCGGCGCGCGGCTCGGCCGGGCCCGGATGATCTGGGGCTGGCTCGTCGGGGTGGCCGGGCCGCTGCTGTTGGCGTTGCTGCTGACCAACGTCGCGGCCGACCTCGGCCTCGCCAACGACATGCTGCTGTTCCTGTCGGTGACGGTGGCCGCGGCCCTGTTGGGCGGTCTGCTGCCCGCGCTCGCCGCCGCGCTGCTGGGCTCACTGCTGCTCAACTGGTTCTTCACCCCGCCCGTCCACACCCTGACGATCGCCGACCCGAAGAACATCGTCGCCATCGCGGTCTTCATAGGGGTCGCGGTGGCGGTGGCCTCCGTGGTGGACCTCGCGGCCCGCCGTACGCAGCAGGCGGCCCGGCTGCGCGCCGAGTCGGAGATCCTGTCCTTCCTCGCGGGCAGCGTGCTGCGGGGCGAGACGAGTCTGGAGGCGCTCCTCGAACGGGTCCGGGAGACCTTCGGCATGGAGTCGGTGGCCCTGCTGGAGCGCGAGAGCGACGTGGACCCATGGACGTGCGCGGGCAGCGTGGGCCCCCGGCAGGTGGTGGACCGCCCGGAGGACGCGGACGTGGACATGCCGGTCGGCGATCACATGGCGCTCGCCATGACCGGGCGCGTGCTGCCCGCCGAGGATCGCCGGGTGCTGGCCGCGTTCGCCGCTCAGGCTGCCGTCGTACTGGACCGCCAGCGCCTGCAGCACGAGGCCGGCCAGGCCAAGGAGCTGGCCGGGGGCAACCGCATCCGCACCGCGCTGCTCGCCGCCGTCAGCCACGATCTGCGCACCCCGCTGGCCGGGATCAAGGCCGCCGTGTCGTCCCTGCGCTCCGACGACGTCGCCTGGTCGGAGGAGGACCAGGCCGAGCTGCTTCAAGGCATCGAGGAGGGCGCCGACCGGCTCGACCACCTCGTGGGCAACCTCCTCGACATGTCCCGCCTCCAGACCGGCACCGTCACCACGCTGATCCGCGAGATCGACCTCGACGAGGTGGTGCCGATGGCTCTCGGCGGCGTACCCGAGGACGGCGTGGTGCTGGAGATCCCCGAGAGCCTGCCCATGGTCGCCGTCGACCCCGGGCTGCTGGAGCGCTCGGTGGCCAACGTCGTGGAGAACGCCGTCAAGTACAGCCCGCCCGGCTCGGCAGGCCCATCCGTCTTCGTATCCGCCAGCGCGGTCGGCGACCGCGTCGAGGTCCGCGTCACCGACCGCGGCCCCGGCGTCCCCGACCAGGCCAAGGAACACATCTTCGAGCCCTTCCAGCGCTACGGCGACGCCCCGCGCGGGGCCGGCGTAGGCCTGGGCCTCGCGGTGGCCCGGGGCTTCGCCGAGGCCATGGGCGGCACGCTCGACGCCGAGGACACCCCCGGCGGAGGCCTCACCATGGTCCTCACGGTGCGGGCCGCGAGGACCAGTGCGGAGAGCGGCTCGGACGGCTGCTCCGGGATGGTCGGGTCGGGATCGCGTGCCGTGGTGGGAACAGCCGGGGCAGGGAAGTCATTCACCGCAGTGGAGTCGGCCGTAGCCGCGGAATCGGCCGCCGCGACGGACGCGGGCGCGTCGGAAGGCGCGGCCGCATGGGCAGAGAGGCGAACCACATGA
- a CDS encoding DUF3710 domain-containing protein — protein MFGRRKKKGSAEDAADAASEAEQVDGVAGEVDTEADEVERERVRLEPEPRPDGPWDSSEVREPGEGRVDLGGIFVPGVDGMELRVEVAGDAIVAATVVLRDSAVQLQAFAAPKREGIWGEVREEIASGITQQGGVIDEVEGPLGWELRAQVPVQLPDGTGGFQVVRFVGVDGPRWFLRGVISGRGAVEPQTAGLLEQIFRDTVVVRGDGPMAPRDPIVLKLPNDAQMVPEGVQQEEQSGSRFSGGMGQLQRGPEITEVR, from the coding sequence GTGTTCGGACGTCGCAAGAAGAAGGGTTCCGCTGAGGACGCGGCGGACGCGGCGAGCGAGGCCGAGCAGGTCGACGGCGTAGCCGGAGAAGTCGACACTGAGGCGGACGAGGTCGAGCGCGAGCGCGTGCGGCTCGAGCCCGAGCCGCGGCCCGACGGGCCGTGGGACAGCTCCGAGGTGCGCGAGCCCGGCGAGGGCCGCGTGGACCTGGGCGGCATCTTCGTGCCCGGGGTCGACGGCATGGAGCTGCGGGTCGAGGTCGCGGGCGACGCGATCGTCGCGGCGACCGTCGTACTGCGCGACAGCGCGGTCCAGCTGCAGGCATTCGCCGCGCCCAAGCGTGAGGGCATCTGGGGCGAAGTGCGCGAGGAGATCGCCAGCGGCATCACCCAGCAGGGCGGTGTCATCGACGAGGTCGAGGGCCCGCTGGGCTGGGAGCTCCGTGCCCAGGTGCCGGTGCAGCTGCCGGACGGCACGGGTGGCTTCCAGGTCGTCCGGTTCGTCGGCGTGGACGGGCCGCGCTGGTTCCTGCGCGGTGTGATCTCCGGCCGGGGCGCGGTCGAGCCGCAGACGGCCGGGTTGCTGGAGCAGATCTTCCGGGACACGGTCGTCGTCCGCGGCGACGGTCCCATGGCTCCGCGCGACCCCATCGTCCTGAAGCTGCCGAACGACGCCCAGATGGTCCCCGAGGGCGTCCAGCAGGAGGAGCAGAGCGGTTCCCGCTTCTCCGGCGGGATGGGACAGCTGCAGCGGGGGCCGGAGATCACCGAGGTCCGGTAG
- a CDS encoding PaaI family thioesterase yields the protein MRGTSAALQPPADATAPVRHPEAPAPGELLGAHYGQCFGCGGEQPHGLHLEARAGEGVSLTAEFTVKIAHQGAPGLAHGGILASALDEALGSLNWLLRTIAVTGRLETDFVRPVPVDAVLHLQAEVTAVAGRKIYATATGRIGGPDGPLAVRADALFIEVKVDHFIDHGRQEEIQAAMDDPDQFRRARAFEVNP from the coding sequence GTGAGAGGTACTTCCGCGGCCCTGCAACCCCCGGCGGATGCCACGGCGCCCGTACGGCACCCCGAGGCACCCGCCCCCGGTGAGTTGCTCGGCGCGCACTACGGGCAGTGTTTCGGCTGCGGTGGCGAGCAACCCCACGGGCTGCATCTGGAGGCCCGGGCCGGTGAGGGGGTGTCCCTCACCGCCGAGTTCACGGTGAAAATCGCGCACCAGGGGGCGCCCGGTCTGGCGCACGGCGGGATACTGGCCAGCGCCCTCGACGAGGCCCTCGGCTCGCTCAACTGGCTGCTGCGCACCATCGCGGTGACCGGACGGCTGGAGACCGACTTCGTGCGGCCCGTGCCCGTCGACGCCGTGCTGCATCTCCAGGCCGAGGTGACTGCGGTGGCCGGGCGGAAGATCTACGCGACCGCCACCGGACGCATCGGCGGCCCCGACGGGCCGCTCGCCGTCCGCGCCGACGCGCTCTTCATCGAAGTCAAAGTTGACCACTTCATCGACCACGGCCGCCAGGAGGAGATCCAGGCGGCCATGGACGACCCGGACCAGTTCCGGCGGGCTCGTGCCTTCGAGGTGAACCCGTGA
- a CDS encoding sensor histidine kinase, producing the protein MAATPAPPVAPPKPTWDPRKQEPPFPWLRPTIRIRLTLLYGGMFLIAGILLLSIIYLLAAQALHEGSGQSFSLRSDTGITITSDTCPQVNSANSSDEFNAILKACSEAQRAKALDTLLSRSLLALLGLAVIAFAFGYAMAGRVLAPLGRITRTARAVAGSDLSRRIELDGPDDELKELADTFDDMLERLQRAFTAQQRFVGNASHELRTPLAINRTLLEVHLSDPNAPAELQQLGKTLLATNERSEQLVEGLLLLARSDNQIVERKPVDLAEVASQAIDQVRSEADAKKVEIRGERAPAVVQGNGVLLERIALNLVQNAVRYNVQGVGGWVEVTTELQHGQAVLVVTNTGPVVPAYEIDNLFEPFRRLRTERTGSDKGVGLGLSIVRSVARAHGGHIAAQPREGGGLVMRVTLPV; encoded by the coding sequence ATGGCCGCAACACCCGCACCCCCCGTAGCGCCCCCGAAGCCCACCTGGGACCCGAGGAAGCAGGAGCCGCCGTTCCCCTGGCTGCGCCCGACCATCCGTATACGACTCACGCTGCTGTACGGCGGCATGTTCCTGATCGCCGGGATCCTGCTGCTGTCGATCATCTACCTGCTGGCCGCGCAGGCACTGCACGAGGGCAGCGGCCAGTCCTTCTCGCTGCGCAGCGACACCGGCATCACCATCACCAGTGACACCTGCCCGCAGGTGAACTCGGCGAACAGCTCGGACGAGTTCAACGCGATTCTCAAGGCATGCAGTGAGGCCCAGCGGGCGAAGGCCCTGGACACCCTGCTCAGCCGCTCGCTGCTGGCCCTGCTGGGGCTCGCCGTGATCGCGTTCGCCTTCGGCTACGCGATGGCGGGCCGGGTGCTCGCACCGCTCGGCCGGATCACCCGCACCGCGCGCGCGGTGGCCGGCTCGGACCTGTCCCGCCGTATCGAGCTGGACGGTCCGGACGACGAGCTGAAGGAGCTGGCGGACACCTTCGACGACATGCTGGAGCGACTCCAGCGGGCCTTCACGGCCCAGCAGCGGTTCGTCGGGAACGCCTCGCACGAGCTGAGAACACCGCTCGCGATCAACCGCACGCTCCTGGAAGTGCATCTGTCCGATCCGAACGCGCCCGCGGAACTGCAGCAGCTCGGCAAGACGCTGCTGGCCACCAACGAGCGCAGCGAGCAACTCGTCGAGGGGCTGCTGCTGCTCGCCCGCAGCGACAACCAGATCGTCGAGCGCAAGCCCGTGGACCTGGCCGAGGTCGCCTCCCAGGCCATCGACCAGGTGCGGTCCGAGGCGGACGCCAAGAAGGTGGAGATCCGTGGCGAGCGGGCCCCGGCGGTCGTCCAGGGCAACGGCGTCCTGCTGGAGCGGATCGCGCTGAACCTCGTCCAGAACGCCGTCCGGTACAACGTGCAGGGCGTGGGTGGCTGGGTAGAGGTCACCACAGAACTCCAGCACGGTCAGGCGGTCCTGGTGGTCACGAACACCGGGCCCGTGGTGCCGGCCTACGAGATCGACAACCTCTTCGAGCCGTTCCGGCGGCTGCGTACGGAGCGCACGGGCAGCGACAAGGGCGTGGGTCTCGGCCTGTCGATCGTCCGGTCCGTGGCCCGCGCGCACGGCGGCCATATCGCCGCCCAGCCGCGTGAGGGAGGCGGTCTCGTGATGCGAGTGACCCTGCCGGTCTGA
- a CDS encoding response regulator, whose product MTRVLVVDDEPQIVRALVINLKARQYEVDAAHDGATALRLAASRHPDVVVLDLGLPDMDGVEVIKGLRGWTRIPILVLSARHSSDEKVEALDAGADDYVTKPFGMDELLARLRAAVRRAEPVGGDEADVIVETDDFTVDLAAKKVNRGGKDVRLTPTEWHLLEVLVRNTGRLVGQKQLLQEVWGPSYGTETNYLRVYMAQLRRKLEGDPSRPRHFITEAGMGYRFEK is encoded by the coding sequence ATGACCCGGGTGCTCGTGGTCGACGACGAACCGCAGATCGTACGCGCGCTCGTGATCAACCTGAAGGCGCGCCAGTACGAGGTCGACGCGGCCCACGACGGCGCCACCGCCCTCCGGCTCGCCGCATCCCGCCACCCCGATGTCGTCGTCCTCGACCTCGGGCTGCCCGACATGGACGGCGTCGAGGTGATCAAAGGGCTGCGCGGCTGGACACGGATACCGATCCTCGTCCTGTCGGCCCGGCACTCCTCCGACGAGAAGGTCGAGGCCCTGGACGCGGGCGCCGACGACTACGTCACCAAGCCCTTCGGCATGGACGAACTGCTGGCCCGGCTGCGCGCCGCCGTCCGCCGCGCCGAGCCCGTCGGGGGCGACGAGGCCGACGTGATCGTGGAAACCGACGACTTCACCGTGGACCTGGCCGCGAAGAAGGTGAACCGCGGCGGCAAGGACGTACGGCTGACCCCCACGGAGTGGCACCTGCTGGAGGTCCTCGTACGCAACACCGGACGCCTTGTCGGCCAGAAGCAGCTGCTCCAGGAGGTCTGGGGGCCGTCGTACGGGACCGAGACGAACTACCTCCGGGTCTACATGGCCCAGCTGCGCCGCAAGTTGGAGGGTGACCCGTCGCGTCCGCGGCACTTCATCACCGAGGCGGGGATGGGGTACCGGTTCGAGAAGTGA
- a CDS encoding response regulator transcription factor has product MRVLVVEDEQLLADAVATGLRREAMAVDVVYDGAAALERIGVNDYDVVVLDRDLPLVHGDDVCRKLVELGLPTRVLMLTASGDVSDRVEGLEIGADDYLPKPFAFSELIARVRALGRRTSMPLPPVLERAGIKLDPNRREVFRDGKEVQLAPKEFAVLEVLMRSEGAVVSAEQLLEKAWDENTDPFTNVVRVTVMTLRRKLGEPPVIVTVPGSGYRI; this is encoded by the coding sequence GTGCGCGTACTCGTCGTCGAGGACGAGCAACTGCTCGCCGATGCGGTGGCCACCGGACTGCGCCGGGAGGCCATGGCCGTCGACGTCGTGTACGACGGTGCGGCCGCCCTGGAGCGCATCGGCGTCAACGACTACGACGTGGTCGTCCTCGACCGCGACCTGCCCCTCGTCCACGGCGACGACGTCTGCCGCAAGCTCGTCGAGCTCGGCCTGCCCACGCGCGTGCTGATGCTCACCGCGTCCGGCGACGTCAGCGACCGCGTCGAGGGCCTGGAGATCGGCGCCGACGACTATCTGCCCAAGCCGTTCGCGTTCAGCGAGCTCATCGCACGCGTGCGTGCCCTCGGCCGACGGACGAGCATGCCGCTGCCGCCGGTCCTGGAGCGCGCCGGCATCAAGCTCGACCCCAACCGCCGCGAGGTCTTCCGCGACGGCAAGGAGGTCCAGCTCGCGCCCAAGGAGTTCGCCGTCCTGGAGGTACTGATGCGCAGCGAGGGCGCCGTCGTCTCGGCGGAGCAGCTCCTGGAGAAGGCCTGGGACGAGAACACCGACCCGTTCACCAACGTCGTGCGCGTGACGGTGATGACGCTGCGCCGCAAGCTCGGCGAGCCGCCGGTCATCGTCACGGTGCCCGGCTCCGGCTACCGGATCTGA
- a CDS encoding DUF3093 domain-containing protein encodes MQLSASAYEERLTAPRTWWLVCFLTGVSMALILLPFGTLPLLGGLVGGTAAAAVVTSSYGAIRIRVVGDALIAGEAKIPVSALGTPEILNPEEARAWRTHKANPHAFMLLRAYIPTALRIPVTDPSDPTPYVYLSTREPERLAAALESAKTKA; translated from the coding sequence ATGCAGCTCTCCGCCTCGGCGTACGAAGAACGCCTCACCGCTCCCCGCACCTGGTGGCTCGTCTGCTTTCTGACCGGGGTCTCCATGGCCCTGATCCTGCTGCCCTTCGGCACGCTCCCGCTGCTGGGCGGCCTGGTCGGCGGCACCGCGGCCGCGGCGGTCGTGACCAGCTCCTACGGTGCCATCCGCATCCGCGTGGTCGGCGACGCCCTGATCGCCGGCGAGGCGAAGATCCCGGTGAGCGCCCTGGGCACCCCGGAAATCCTGAACCCCGAGGAAGCGCGGGCCTGGCGCACCCACAAGGCCAACCCCCACGCCTTCATGCTCCTCCGCGCCTACATCCCCACCGCGCTGCGCATCCCCGTCACCGACCCGTCCGACCCCACGCCCTACGTGTACCTGTCGACCAGGGAACCGGAGCGCTTGGCGGCGGCCCTGGAGTCGGCCAAAACGAAGGCGTAG